The segment TCAGTTCTTGGAGCCGTCCTGATATTTATCCTGAAGCAAGGCGCCAGCACCTACAGGGTTCAAAAGCTGGTCAGCGTTTATGGCGAACGTATCCTCGGCCCCTTGCTCATCCTGATTGGCCTGTTTATGCTGGGGGTTTTTAAGCTGAATTTTTCCTTCCTGGGGAAACTGACCTCTTCCATGGAGAACCGGGCCAAAAAGGGTTCGCCCTGGAGCGCACTTCTGTTGGGGGTGGTGTTTGCCCTGGCTTTTTGTCCATACAGCGGAGTGCTATATTTTGGTGGCCTCATACCGTTGTCCGTTTCATCAAATGCAGGATATTTTCTTCCTGTAGTTTTTGCCATTGCAACAGGTCTCCCGGTAATTATTTTTGCCTATATTCTGGCCTTTAGCGTATCAAAAATGGGCTCGGTTTACAACAAGGTTAAAGCTTTTGAGTTTTGGTTCCGCAAAATTGTAGCTGTGATTTTTTTAATTGTCGGGGCCTATTATTGTTGGATCATTTTTATTAAATAATTTTTTTCAGGTTTCATTTCGCTATTTAGCGAAATACTAAAATAAATACGATGGAAGTTAGAAAAGAGTTTAAAATTCTTTTGGTGATTGTAGTGGTTTTTCTTGGGGTTTTTTTCATGCCCCTTGAAAGTAAGGTGTTTAATACCGCTATCGATGCTACACTTGATCTTTCGCGCTGGTATGCCCGCGAACACGTGATTCTTTGCCTGCTGCCCGCTTTTTTGATCGCCGGGGTCATTTCCGTTTTTGTAAGCCAAGCCTCCGTCATTAAGTACTTTGGTGCAAGGGCTAAGAAATGGGTTGCCTATTCGGTGGCCGCCGTGTCGGGCACCATCCTTGCGGTCTGCTCCTGCACCATCCTGCCCTTGTTTTCCAGCATCCACAAAAGGGGTGCCGGTCTTGGGCCTGCAATTGCATTCCTGTATTCGGGCCCAGCCATCAATATCCTTGCCATCATTCTCACAGCCCGTATTCTGGGCTTTGAAATGGGGGTAGCCAGGGTGATCGGCGCCGTAGTTTTTGCTGTGGTAACCGGCCTCATCATGTCTTTTATTTACCGCAAGGAAGAAAAAGCCCGGGCCGCAGAACAAATGAATTTTCCTGAGATACCCGAAACCCGCCCCTTGTGGCAAACCGCCCTGCATTTCTTTACCCTGGTGGTAATCCTGGTCTTTGCCAACTGGGGAAAACCCTCAGGAGAAACCAGCGGCGCATGGTATTTTATATGGTCAAACAAGTGGTACATCACCGGCATCTTCGGACTTGTGCTGGTGTTCTCCATGATTTATATCCTTAAGATGAAATCCTGGCAGGTGCTGTTGGGCGCTGCCGTTACTGCCCTTAGCGCCTTGTTGATAGGCAATCCGCTGGTGGTGATGGTCGTGGCCATTGCTGCGGTCAGCACCATTGGCCTGATGGATAAGGCCGATCACGGCGAAAACCGCGAGTGGATATTATCGAGCTGGGGATTTACCAAGCAAATTGTGCCTCTGCTGGCCATTGGGGTGGTCATTGCCGGGTTTTTACTGGGCTCCACCCATGATAATGTTTCCATGCCGGGTGTTGTTCCCAACGAATGGGTGGCCTGGCTGGTGGGTGGAAACTCTTTGGCAGCCAACTTCTTCGCTTCCGTAATCGGGGCATTTATGTATTTTGCCACCCTGACCGAAGTACCCATCCTGCAAGGGTTGCTGGCCTCCGGAATGGGGAAAGGTCCTGCCCTTGCCTTATTGCTGGCAGGCCCATCTCTTTCGCTGCCTAATATGCTGGTGATCCGCGGCGTTTTAGGAACCCAAAAAACGCTTGTTTATATTTCCATTGTAGTGGTGCTATCTACCCTTGCAGGTATAATTTTTGGAAGCATATAAATTGTTATTATAGCAAATCTTAAAATCCTGGTAATGAATTTTCTTAAAATGAAATCAGGTCTATGACAAGTAATGAGATTAATAATTGAAAACCTGAATAGGTAAATCCTGATTTTATAACTGAACTGGAATATTTGATAATTACCAAAGCTTTAAGACAACGTACTTTAAGAAACAAACTTTTAAAAAACACAAATAGTGAAAACAACAGACAAACCTGCCCTTCAGGAATTTCATATTGAAGGAGTAAAGCATATTACCCCTTCGCTGGTTTTTGAAGCTTTGAAGAACAATGAAGCGGTGCTAATTGATGTTCGTGAGGAAGATGAAGTGAGCCTTGAGAGGATTCCCCTTGACAATGTTTTGTATCACCCTCTATCGGTAATTCTTGACAGGATACCTTACATTTCCAAAGATCAGCAAATTATTTTAGGATGTTCGGCCGGAGTCAGGAGTGTCAAAGTAGCCAATTTGCTTAACATTCAGGGATTTCCGAATGTGGCCAATCTGGATGGTGGTTTTGCCACCTGGAAAACAATGGGGCTTCCAATAGAAAGCGTTTTGTCATTAGGAGGAAATTGTGGATGTGGTTGTAATCCCTCTCCAACCGGAAGTAAAGGAGGTTCTTGTTGTTAAGAAACCTAATTTTGGCTGGAGTTTTGCTTCTGGGTCCACTTCCTTGACAGGCATTACAATTAACTTCGGAAAAGCATCCCATCAGACTATACGAAGGTGCTATTTTAAGTATTTACCGTGAAGTCATATCAAATCTTTACAACAAACTCAAAAACTGAAGAAAGCAAGGCATGGTTAACTGATTATCCGAGAGAGAAGGTAAAAAGGAGAAGCCATTACATTCCCTGATGTGGCAGAGCTGAGAGAACTTTACCGAAAAGGACACCTGTGGGAAAAAGTGACCAAACAAATGAAGGCATCCGGGAAGCTGGAGCCGAAAGATAAATAACTTTTAAACCTTTTTATTATGAACATAAAAGTTCTTGGTCCGGGTTGTCCCAATTGTGTGCGCCTGGAAAATCTTTGCAAAGAGTTAGTGGATGAACTTGGGCTTAACGCTCAGGTTGAAAAGATTACCGATATTAATGAGTATGGAAAATACGGAGTCATGTTAACTCCCGGACTTGTGGTTAACGGCAAGGTGCTTTTACAAGGTAAACTGCCCACCAAAGCCACTCTATCAAATTGGCTTAAAAACGAGGAATAAATAATTATACAAGGGTAGTCTTTGAAAGCCTTAATGATCTTTTCAGCATTCGCCATTGCCGTTTCATCTTTGGCAAATTGGCAGAAAACCCGTGAAGGTTTATCTCGTGGGATTAAAATGTTTGTCAAGCTGCTTCCGGCATTGGTGTTGGTTTTAGTTTTGGTTAGCCTTGTGCTCTTTC is part of the Bacteroides sp. genome and harbors:
- a CDS encoding aromatic aminobenezylarsenical efflux permease ArsG family transporter — encoded protein: MEFLRQLAASTELPIISAFLLGLMTAVSPCPLATNISAIGFISKDLEDRRRVFLNGVYYTLGRAISYSVLGAVLIFILKQGASTYRVQKLVSVYGERILGPLLILIGLFMLGVFKLNFSFLGKLTSSMENRAKKGSPWSALLLGVVFALAFCPYSGVLYFGGLIPLSVSSNAGYFLPVVFAIATGLPVIIFAYILAFSVSKMGSVYNKVKAFEFWFRKIVAVIFLIVGAYYCWIIFIK
- a CDS encoding permease, whose translation is MEVRKEFKILLVIVVVFLGVFFMPLESKVFNTAIDATLDLSRWYAREHVILCLLPAFLIAGVISVFVSQASVIKYFGARAKKWVAYSVAAVSGTILAVCSCTILPLFSSIHKRGAGLGPAIAFLYSGPAINILAIILTARILGFEMGVARVIGAVVFAVVTGLIMSFIYRKEEKARAAEQMNFPEIPETRPLWQTALHFFTLVVILVFANWGKPSGETSGAWYFIWSNKWYITGIFGLVLVFSMIYILKMKSWQVLLGAAVTALSALLIGNPLVVMVVAIAAVSTIGLMDKADHGENREWILSSWGFTKQIVPLLAIGVVIAGFLLGSTHDNVSMPGVVPNEWVAWLVGGNSLAANFFASVIGAFMYFATLTEVPILQGLLASGMGKGPALALLLAGPSLSLPNMLVIRGVLGTQKTLVYISIVVVLSTLAGIIFGSI
- a CDS encoding rhodanese-like domain-containing protein encodes the protein MKTTDKPALQEFHIEGVKHITPSLVFEALKNNEAVLIDVREEDEVSLERIPLDNVLYHPLSVILDRIPYISKDQQIILGCSAGVRSVKVANLLNIQGFPNVANLDGGFATWKTMGLPIESVLSLGGNCGCGCNPSPTGSKGGSCC
- a CDS encoding thioredoxin family protein produces the protein MNIKVLGPGCPNCVRLENLCKELVDELGLNAQVEKITDINEYGKYGVMLTPGLVVNGKVLLQGKLPTKATLSNWLKNEE